The [Clostridium] celerecrescens 18A genomic sequence TGCCAGGGTGAGTCTTGCAAAGGGACAGGAGAGGGAGGTAAGCTTCTGTCTTACGGGTCTGGCGTTCTGTGTGGTGGACCATGACGGGGATCGCCGCTTGGATGGGCATCGGTACGATATTTATGCGGGCGGCAGCCAGCCTGACAGTAGGAGCTGTCTGCTTACAGGCACTGAACCCTTAAAAGTCCGGGTGCAGCTATAGGAGGGACTGTTTGAAAGAAAGCTGAAGAAGGAGAGATAAAATGGACTTATTACAGGTAAGAAATGGTAAAATCGTGGATGAATCGGGAAATCCTGTGTACCTTCGCGGAACCTGCGTGGGCGGCTTTATGAACATGGAGGATTTTATCAACGGATATCCGGGTACTGAGAGCGGGATGAAGAGAGAGATGACCAAGGCCCTTGGTGCAGGCAAGGCAGAATTGTTTTTTGAGACTATCCTTGACAATTTCCTGGCTGAGGAGGATATCCGGCTGATCCGGGAAACCGGGGCCAACTGCATCCGCATTCCTTTGAGTTACCGGCATTTTGAGGATGACCAAAATCCCTTTATATATAAGGAAGAGGGATTTAAACGGCTGGATGCCGTACTGGATGCCTGTGAACGCCAGGGGGTCTACGTGATCCTGGATATGCATGCCTTGTCTGGCTGGCAGAACTGCCACTGGCACAGTGATAATGAGCGGGGCGCGGCTCTTCTCTGGAGCTTCCGCCATTTCCAGGAACGGATCATTGCGCTTTGGGAGGCGATTGCACAAAGGTATAAGGACAGAAATGCAGTGGCAGGCTACGACCTGATGAATGAGCCGTCCACAGGAACACCTACCGGCGAACATGCCTATGACTTTTACGAGTTCTACCAGTCGGACTGGAAGGCAATCAACAAACTGTACCGGGAGATAGCAGATGCGGTTCGAAAAATTGATAAAAAGCACATCCTGTTTCTGGAGGGGGATAATTATTCCAGGAATTTTGAAGGGCTTGAGAAGCCTTTTGAGGATAATCTGGCATACAGCAGCCACAACTATATACCGCCGGGATATGGGCCGGGGACGTACCCGGGATATTATGGCGGGGTGTACTGGGATAAGAATAGGCAGAGGGCAGAGTTCCTTAACCACCAGGGGACGCAGTTTGCCTTAAAGCACCATGTACCTCTGTGGGTAGGGGAGTTCGGTTCCCAGTATCATGGTTTTCCGGAAGAGCTTCCATACCGCCTGGCATCTATGGAGGATCAGCTGGATATTT encodes the following:
- a CDS encoding glycoside hydrolase family 5 protein, with protein sequence MDLLQVRNGKIVDESGNPVYLRGTCVGGFMNMEDFINGYPGTESGMKREMTKALGAGKAELFFETILDNFLAEEDIRLIRETGANCIRIPLSYRHFEDDQNPFIYKEEGFKRLDAVLDACERQGVYVILDMHALSGWQNCHWHSDNERGAALLWSFRHFQERIIALWEAIAQRYKDRNAVAGYDLMNEPSTGTPTGEHAYDFYEFYQSDWKAINKLYREIADAVRKIDKKHILFLEGDNYSRNFEGLEKPFEDNLAYSSHNYIPPGYGPGTYPGYYGGVYWDKNRQRAEFLNHQGTQFALKHHVPLWVGEFGSQYHGFPEELPYRLASMEDQLDIYNTFGVHWTTWTYKDPGIMGWVFLDPESEYMKIIQPVQEQKRILGAENFVADYAGVAEGRKKSRALADYILDVMGETRIDKASNAFVMNYGVLNGYAGAMLQPAYARRFAGYSEDDLERIAGGFKLENCVKNQPYLNLLKHMLH